One Streptomyces sp. V4I8 genomic window carries:
- a CDS encoding polysaccharide pyruvyl transferase family protein: protein MTAARVGVFGLLGSGNLGNDGSLEAVLGYLRAEHPEAVVDALCGGPEVVTARYRIPATRLHWYRGEYRTASRAGAITAKGLGKLVDVFRTAAWVRRHDVVIVPGMGVLEATLPLRPWGFPYSLFLLCASGQLFGTRVTLVGVGADKIGDRPTRALVRWSARLAAYRSYRDDLSRDAMRAMGVNTARDKVCPDLAFALPTPRGSMPSGSVCVGVMDFHGSNDDRARAEEIHRRYLDGTTRFVRALVEDGRQVRLLTGDACDSPVVAAILDAVDSPLVTAPEVASLADLMKEMAAADTVVATRYHNLICALKVGAPTLALSYAAKSDALMDRMGLAAYCHPAREVDADRLLEQFRELEKRSTELRQTLTERNVAATRQLDDQFCELTAALLPVNNRARREAS from the coding sequence GTGACCGCTGCCCGCGTCGGGGTGTTCGGCCTGCTCGGCTCCGGCAACCTCGGCAACGACGGGTCGCTGGAGGCCGTGCTCGGCTACCTCCGCGCCGAGCACCCGGAGGCGGTCGTGGACGCGCTGTGCGGCGGACCCGAGGTCGTCACGGCCCGATACAGGATCCCCGCGACGCGGCTGCACTGGTACCGCGGGGAGTACCGGACCGCGTCCCGTGCGGGCGCGATCACGGCGAAGGGCCTGGGCAAACTCGTCGACGTCTTCCGCACCGCCGCCTGGGTACGCCGGCACGACGTGGTGATCGTGCCGGGCATGGGCGTCCTGGAGGCCACGCTGCCGCTGCGGCCGTGGGGCTTCCCGTACTCGCTGTTCCTGCTCTGCGCGAGCGGCCAGCTGTTCGGCACCCGGGTCACTCTGGTCGGCGTAGGCGCGGACAAGATCGGCGACCGGCCGACCCGGGCCCTGGTGCGCTGGTCGGCGCGGCTGGCCGCGTACCGCTCGTACCGCGACGACCTGTCCCGCGACGCGATGCGGGCGATGGGTGTGAACACCGCGCGCGACAAGGTCTGCCCGGACCTCGCCTTCGCACTGCCGACACCGCGCGGGAGCATGCCATCGGGCTCGGTCTGCGTAGGCGTCATGGACTTCCACGGCAGCAACGACGACCGTGCCCGGGCCGAGGAGATCCACCGGCGCTACCTGGACGGGACGACACGGTTCGTTCGCGCACTGGTCGAGGACGGCAGACAGGTACGGCTGCTCACCGGCGATGCCTGCGACTCGCCGGTCGTGGCCGCGATCCTCGACGCGGTGGACTCCCCCCTGGTCACGGCACCCGAAGTCGCGTCACTCGCAGACCTGATGAAAGAGATGGCGGCCGCCGACACAGTGGTGGCGACCCGCTATCACAACCTGATCTGCGCGCTGAAGGTCGGCGCCCCCACTCTCGCGCTCAGCTACGCGGCGAAGAGCGACGCACTCATGGACCGTATGGGCCTCGCCGCCTACTGCCACCCGGCTCGCGAGGTCGATGCCGACCGGCTGCTCGAACAGTTCCGGGAACTGGAGAAGCGATCGACGGAGCTGCGACAGACCCTGACCGAACGGAACGTGGCCGCGACCCGCCAACTCGACGATCAGTTCTGCGAGTTGACGGCGGCCCTGTTGCCCGTGAACAACCGAGCCCGCCGGGAGGCCTCATGA